Proteins encoded in a region of the Gemmatimonadaceae bacterium genome:
- a CDS encoding Spy/CpxP family protein refolding chaperone — translation MKLRIAALFAAAAFASACDNAATGPNAAREAALLQFDAQATMDSATLVPRGPAYENEGPPDALRLTDAQRAAIKALHDAFAAAHKTQFDQLKAIREEARAAIQAGKTREEVRAIMEKSRAIMESMKTDFEALRAAIAAILTPEQRAWAAEHRRQGGGPMGGPGLGERGGPMGPMGPMGPMGGNRP, via the coding sequence ATGAAGCTCAGGATTGCCGCCCTCTTTGCCGCCGCCGCTTTCGCCAGCGCATGCGACAACGCCGCCACCGGCCCAAACGCCGCCCGCGAAGCTGCCCTGCTCCAGTTTGACGCGCAGGCAACGATGGACTCGGCGACGCTGGTTCCGCGCGGCCCGGCGTACGAAAACGAGGGTCCGCCGGATGCGCTCAGGCTGACGGATGCACAGAGGGCGGCCATCAAGGCATTGCACGATGCCTTCGCGGCCGCGCACAAGACGCAGTTCGACCAGCTCAAGGCCATCCGCGAGGAGGCCCGTGCCGCCATTCAGGCGGGCAAGACGCGCGAGGAAGTGCGGGCAATCATGGAGAAGAGTCGCGCGATCATGGAAAGCATGAAGACCGACTTCGAGGCGCTCCGCGCCGCGATCGCCGCCATTCTCACGCCCGAACAGAGGGCGTGGGCCGCGGAGCATCGCCGCCAGGGCGGTGGCCCGATGGGCGGCCCTGGACTGGGCGAGCGCGGTGGTCCGATGGGCCCAATGGGTCCCATGGGCCCAATGGGTGGTAACCGACCGTAA